A stretch of DNA from Methanobrevibacter wolinii SH:
TAATTTAAATAAAATAATTTTTATATTTTTTTTATAATTTAATTTAAATTTAATTTTTTATTCATATATAATTTAAATTTAATTTTTGATTAATTTTATTTTTTATTCATATATTTTAATTTTATTTATTTAAGTACTGATAATGTTTTATTTTTTAATATAATGATTTTTTAGAAAATTTTATATGAAAAATGGTTAAATATTATAAATAGTAAGTATAAATATAATATTATTTTATGATTATTTTTAATGATTATTTTTTAATAAAAAACTAATTTTATGTGATATTATGATTTTATTAGATAATGATACTAAATGTTTAGTTCAAGGTATAACAGGTAAACAAGGTTCTTTTCATACAAAGCAAATGTTAGAATACAATACAAATATTGTTGCAGGTGTAACTCCAGGTAAAGGTGGACAAGACTTTTTAGGAGTACCTATATTTAATTCTATTGAAGAAGCTAAAGAAAATGAAGATATTAATTCATCAATTATTTTTGTACCAGCACCATTTGCAAAAGATGCTGCTTTTGAATCTATTAAAAATCTTGATTTAGTTGTAATTATTACAGAACATATCCCTGTACATGATAGTATGGAAATTATGGAATATGCAAAAAGGAATAATACAACTGTTATTGGTCCAAACACTCCAGGTATTATTACTCCAGGTGTTGGTAAATTAGGTATTATGCCTACTCATATATTTTCTGAAGGAAATGTGGGTATTATGTCTCGTAGTGGAACTTTAACCTATGAAATTGCAAGTCAATTAACTAAGGCAGGTATTGGTCAAAGTACTTGTTTAGGTATTGGTGGAGATCCGGTTATTGGTACTGATTATATTGAAATTCTTAAAAAATTTGAAGATGATGATGATACTGATGCTATTGTTTTAATTGGTGAAATTGGTGGTAGTGCTGAAGAAAGAGCTGCTGATTTTATTAAAGATAATATTTCAAAACCAGTTGTTTCATATATTGCAGGTAGAACAGCACCTAAAGGTAAAAGAATGGGTCATGCTGGAGCTATTATTGATGGTGAAATGGGTACTGCTAAAACTAAAACAGCTAAATTTGAAGAATGTGGTGTTCATGTAGCTATTAAACCATCACAAATTGTTGATTTACTCCATGATGAAGGTATTTAATTTTATATGTCTTTATAGGTTTTATAATTTAATTATAATTAATTTATGAAACTTATAATCTGATCTTTTAGATAATTTTTAAAGTTTATATTTTATAGAAATTATAAATACTCTATTTTTTTTAGTAGGTTGTAATTATGGATAAAACAGAAATTATTAATAAACTACTTAATGGTGAATTAAAACTTTATCAAATTGAAAATTTAACTGATTCTATTGATGAAGCTATTGATATTAGACGTGAATTTATTGAAAAATATACTAATACTAATCTTGAAAACATGTCTAATTATACTCTTGATATGGATAATGTATTTAAGAAAAATATTGAAAATCCTATTGGTGCAGTCCAAATTCCTGTTGGTGTTGCAGGTCCTCTTTTAATTAATGGTAATGAAGCGAATGGTGAATTTTATGTACCTCTTGCAACTTCTGAAGGTGCATTAGTAGCATCTATTAATAGAGGTTGTTCTGCAATTAGAGCTTCTGGTGGAGTAAATGCTCATATTATTCATGATCAAATGACAAGAGCACCAGCAATTAAAACAAAATCTTCAACTGAAGCATTAAAAGTTAAAGCATGGTTTGAAGATAATTTTTCAGAACTTAAAGAAATTGCAGAATCTACTACATCTCATGGTAAACTTTTAAAAATAGATCCTATTTTTGTTGCAGGTTCATATGTATATCCTAGATTTGTATATTCTACTGGAGATAGTATGGGTATGAATATGGTAACTATTGCAACAGAAAAAATCCTTAATAAAATGTCCGAAGAAACAAATGCTATACATATTGCATTAAGTGGTAATGTTTGTGTTGATAAGAAACCTGCTTCAATTAATGTTATTGAAGGAAGAGGAAAATCTTTAGTTGCAGATATTATTATACCTGAAGAAATTGTTGAGAAAAAACTTAAAACAACTGCTGATGCAATAGTTGAAGTTAATACTGCTAAAAATCTTATTGGTTCTGCTATGGCAGGTAGTATGGCTTATAATGCTCACTATGCTAATATGATTGCAGCAATATTTTTAGCAACAGGTCAAGATGCTGCTCATGTTAGTGAAGGTTCTTTAGGTATTACTACTGCAGAAAATAGAGATGGGGATTTATACTTCTCTGTTAATATGCCAGATGTACCTATTGCTACTGTAGGTGGTGGAACATCCCTTGCAACAGCAAGTGAAGGTCTTAATATTTTAGGTGTTAAAGGTAATGGTGGAGCTCGTAAATTTGGTGAAATTATTATTTCTACTGTTTTAGCTGGAGAATTATCTCTTATGGGTGCTTTAGCTGCAGGTCATCTTGCAAGAGCTCATCAACAATTAGCTAGAGGATAATTACTTCTAATTTTTACTTTTTTCTTTAATTTTTAAATTATTAATAGAATTTTATTTTTTGGGGATTTTAATGTTTTTTAACAATGAAGAAGATATTGAAGATGTTAAAGAATTAATTAAAGATATTGGATTTGATAATAAAGAGTCAAATTCTATTAAAAATGATAATATAATCTATAATTACAATTATAATAATGAAAATTCATTTGTATCTGAAGAATATATTTATAAGGGATATTTTACTTTTAAATTTAACTTAATTCATAAAGGTTTAAGTTTAAGTGAAATGATTAAAGAATTAGAGAAAAATAATTCATATAATATTTATTTTACTGCTTCTAGTTCAATTTTTCCTAATAATATTAAATATTGTATTAATCTTAAAGAATATAAAGGAGAAGTATTTGAATTAGTAGAATTACATAAATATTTTGGAAGTTTTATTCTTGATTTTTTAATTAATTTTGAGGATTATTATTATATTCCAAAAACAATTTTAAGTAAATTCTATAATGATTATTTAAAAAATTTTGAATTTTTCTATAAAGCTTTAAATGAACCTGTAGATAGCCATTCTATAGGTGATATTATAAAAAAAGATGATGATTTTATAATAGATGTTTTTAATAAAAGTATTGAATCTAGTAGATTTTTAATCTTATCTGATTCTAAAGTTCAAAGTAATTACTTTAAAGTTCTTGATATCTTTTTATATAATGATTATTCTCAAGTAGTACTTTTAAATTTACCTTCTAATTTAGAAGACTTTTTTAAAGATGATAATATGGAAAGTTATGATGATCTTGTAAAATCAGTAAGGAAATTGTTTATTGAATCTTTAAATTAATTTACTTTTATATATTTAAACAAGTGAACTATTAGTTTTTATTTATTAAAATTAATTTTTTATCTTTTTTATTTTTTATTTTTTAGTTTTTTAACTTTTTCTTGGTTTTTTTTATCTTTTGGGATTGTTTTTTTATTTGCTTTTTTATTTCTTGTTTTTCTTAGTTTTTTGGAATTTTTTTATTCATTAGTTTTTTGATTTTTTATTTTTTAGTATTGTATTTCTTAAAAAAAGGGTTTTAATTTAAATAATATTTATTAATCTCATATCCATATAAAAAAATTTAAATTATTTATTTAAAATATTAAATATTAAGTGATATATGGGGGATTATGTGTATAATAATATTATAAATAAAATTAAATCTAATTTAACTAATAATAAATCTGAAGATAAGAAATATCTTTTATCCCAAATTTTGGAATATTCTAATGATAAATATTCTGATGAAATTACTAATGAGATATCTAGCTTATTATGGGATTGTTTAGATGAAAAAGAACAAAAAGAGTATATTAAGATATTTGGAAATGAAAAATTTAATATAAATTTTTTTAATAAAATTGATTCTTATTTAAAAACTAATGATTTAAAAAAAGTATTTGATATTTTAGATTTTTATTTTAAAAATGATTTAATTATTAGTTTTGATGATGATGAATCAATAGAATATCATAGTTTTTCAAACCCTCTTGAAGAAGCTTTATTTGATACATATATTGGTTCAGATAAAAATGTTAAACGGATTCCTGATACTTATCCTATTTTTAAATTATATTATCTTTATGGTACTTTACTTTATCAATTTGAGGACATTCTTAATGCTAAAATCTATTTAAATAAAGCATCTGAAATTAATCCAGTTTCTGTTATGCCTTTTTTTGAATTATCTGAAATATCTAGGTTTGAAAATGATTTTGATAATTTCTACAATTATACATTTAAAGCATTTAAATTTATATATTCTTCAAAGAATTTAGGAATAGCATATAGGAATTTTGGTCTTTATTATATTAATAAAGATAATTTAAAATTAGCTACTTATTTGTTTTTACATAGTTTAAAATTTGATTATAATCCTACTGCTATAAATGGATTAGAATATATTAAATCTAAAGGTTTTGATGTTGACTCTCATAAAAATGATAATTATAAAGATGAGTTTTTAACTAATGGAATTCCTTTAGGTCCTAATCAATTTATTTTCAGTGAATTAGATAATTTAATTAATAAATTTAATCTTGAATTATATCCAAATGTTTATTCATATTTTAAGAATATTTATGATGATTTAACTATTAATAATGAAAATTTTGTTGATTCAAAAGATGAAATTTATAATTTAGTATATGATAATTTAACTTTTCATGTTAGAGACTTAGATTTACCTGAGAATCTAATAAATAAGTATTATATTGGTAAAATAATTCAAGAAAGAGCATTAGTTGATGCAAGTACTAAAATTGGTAAAATGATTACTAATTGTAGATTTGCTATTTTATCTAATCATATGGCTGATCTTTCTGATTTTGAACATGGAACTAATTGGAATTTATGTACTACTAATCCTGATTCTATATTTAAAGTATTAGATATTTATAAATATAAAGGTAAAGTACAAATTCTTCTTCTACATTTAATTGAAGATTATTGGAAAGATTTTATTAGTAATGATACTATTAATGAAGATTTTGTTAATAAATCAAGAATAATATTTAGAAAGTCTTTTAATTGTGCTAGTGTTCCAGAGCTTACTACAAAACGATGGCTTCAAAGATGTAATTTCCCTGTTGGTTTAGATCCTAATGGTAATTTTTGGGAGATTAAATAATATTTTAAATCTTTAATTTTTTAGTGGTTTAGGTATTTGGTATTTTAAATATTTGAGTTTCTATTTATTTTTTATGGTTTAGGTATTTGGTATTTTAAATATTTGAGTTTCTATTTATTTTTTAGTAATTTAAATATTTAAATTTCTAGTAATTTTTGAAAGATTAAATACTTTAAATCTTTAGATTTTCAGTAGTTTTTTAAGAGATTAAATAAGCAGTATATTTGTTTTTATTAATTAAGTATTGTTTATTTAACTTAATTACTTTGATTTTTTTAAAATTTTTTAATTTAATTATTTTTTTAACTTAGTTTTATATTAATTTATTGTTTTCTTTTTTATTTTTTAATTGTATAATATTTTAAGATTTTTTTTAATTTATGTCTTTGAATCATTAGTTTTATATTTAATAAATTATAATATAACCATAGTTATAAAATTATATTTTTTAATTTTTTTTTTTACTTATTTTTTTCATGATAATATCAAAAGATTTATATATGTTCACATGAATATATGTTCATATGTCTAGTGATGTTTGTGAAATTAAAAGTTTAAGATCTGATGTTTTAGAAAAAGTTTCAAATGAAATGGAAAATAATGAGGTTTATGAAAAAGTCTCAAGCTTATTTAAATTACTTGGAGATTATAACCGAATTAGGATCTTATCAGCTTTAGAATGTAGTGAAATGTGTGTATGTGAGTTATCAATTTTGCTAGATATGAGTCAATCAAGTATATCACATCAACTAAGAATTCTAAGACAGAAAAATATTGTAAAATACAGAAGAGAAAATAAAAAAGTATTTTATTCTTTAAACAATTCACAAATTTATGATTTAATTAAAAAAGGTGAGTCTATATGAGTCTTCATGAATTAAATGATGATTCTTCTATTAAACATCATCAACACAATATTAAACATAATCATGATTCT
This window harbors:
- the hmgA gene encoding hydroxymethylglutaryl-CoA reductase (NADPH): MDKTEIINKLLNGELKLYQIENLTDSIDEAIDIRREFIEKYTNTNLENMSNYTLDMDNVFKKNIENPIGAVQIPVGVAGPLLINGNEANGEFYVPLATSEGALVASINRGCSAIRASGGVNAHIIHDQMTRAPAIKTKSSTEALKVKAWFEDNFSELKEIAESTTSHGKLLKIDPIFVAGSYVYPRFVYSTGDSMGMNMVTIATEKILNKMSEETNAIHIALSGNVCVDKKPASINVIEGRGKSLVADIIIPEEIVEKKLKTTADAIVEVNTAKNLIGSAMAGSMAYNAHYANMIAAIFLATGQDAAHVSEGSLGITTAENRDGDLYFSVNMPDVPIATVGGGTSLATASEGLNILGVKGNGGARKFGEIIISTVLAGELSLMGALAAGHLARAHQQLARG
- a CDS encoding ArsR/SmtB family transcription factor; translation: MSSDVCEIKSLRSDVLEKVSNEMENNEVYEKVSSLFKLLGDYNRIRILSALECSEMCVCELSILLDMSQSSISHQLRILRQKNIVKYRRENKKVFYSLNNSQIYDLIKKGESI
- the sucD gene encoding succinate--CoA ligase subunit alpha, translated to MILLDNDTKCLVQGITGKQGSFHTKQMLEYNTNIVAGVTPGKGGQDFLGVPIFNSIEEAKENEDINSSIIFVPAPFAKDAAFESIKNLDLVVIITEHIPVHDSMEIMEYAKRNNTTVIGPNTPGIITPGVGKLGIMPTHIFSEGNVGIMSRSGTLTYEIASQLTKAGIGQSTCLGIGGDPVIGTDYIEILKKFEDDDDTDAIVLIGEIGGSAEERAADFIKDNISKPVVSYIAGRTAPKGKRMGHAGAIIDGEMGTAKTKTAKFEECGVHVAIKPSQIVDLLHDEGI